The genomic stretch CAACTTACGGATAGCTACAACGCTGGTGTGATTTTGTTGTTAGTATTTATTGGTGGTTTCGTCGCTTTAATGGAAAAGTCCGGCGGCGGTGTCGCCTTTGCTAAAAAGGTTACCCAATGGGTGGCGAGTAAATGCCAAGCTCAACTATCAGCATGGTTCGGTGGTGTCGTTATTTTCTTCTCAGACCTTGGTACACCACTGATTGTTGGCCCTGTTTTTCGCCCTTTATTTGATAAGTTAAAAGTATCACGCCAAAAATTAGCTTTCATTATCGATTCTACTTCCTCTCCCGTCGCAATCTTGATTCCTTTTATCGGGTGGGGCGTTTACATCATGGGATTGATTCAAAAAGAGTTTACTGCCCTGAATGTCAGTATGAGTGACTGGGATGCTTTCATTGGCGCGATCCCGTATCAGTTTTATGCCTTTCTTGCGATCGCGATTGTGCCGATTGTCTCTTTCTTCAAGTTGGACTTCGGCCCGATGGCGAAGGCTGAACAGTTAGCTGAACAAGGTTCAGACTTTGGCAAAGTTCAGGAATCGATGGATGTGTTTACGCATAAAAATGCAAAATCCAGTTTTGTCTGGGCGCCTTTGCTCGTTATGTTGGTGGTTCTATGCAGCATCCTGGTGCCACACGGTTTTCCATTTCAAAAAGTGGCAGGCTCAACGTTTAGGGCTGCACTCTCTTCGGCGTACTTCTTCGCGGCCTTCACTTTAATTGCGCTGATGGCGTTTTATGGCGTCAGAAAGCTTTCCGATGGTATCCAAGTGTACCTCAAAGGCATGTCAAACATGATGTCTGTCGCGGTTATCTTGGTATTGGCTTGGGCGCTTAGCTCTGTTGGGAAAGAATTAGGTGCAGCTGCATATATTGCTGAACAAGCTCAAGCCGGTTTCCCGTATTGGCTATTGCCAGCCGTTGCTTTTTTGCTTGCCGGTATTATCTCGTTTGCTACGGGATCTTCTTGGGGCACGTTCGCCATCATGATGCCATTAGTGATCCCAACGGCCGTTGCGATTGATGCTCCTTTGCTAGTTTGCATTGGTGCCGTGTTATCTGGCGGTTTATTTGGTGATCACTGTTCTCCAATCTCTGAGACCACGATTCTGTCGTCAACAGGAGCGGGGTGTGAACAGTATGAGCACTTCCGTACACAGTTGCCTTACGCGGTGTTGAATGGCTTGATTGCACTTGGGTGCTTTCTTTTGGCAGGCGTTGCTGCCTCACCTGTGATTGTACTTGCGGCGATTGTCGCTCAGTTAGCTATTTACTATGTGCTATCAAAACAGAAGCCAACCGAGCAACTTGAGTCTGTTTCAGCAGAGTAATAGAGATAGAAATATCATCAAACGGAGGCGTAGTCAGCCTCCGCTTTTCTTTTGAGTCAAGGTAACATTTTTCTTGTGACAAAATGTGTGCAAGGACTTATTTATTCATTTTGTCTCGCAGAATGAACTCACTTCGCTCGGCGTTTTTTATATATGATCCACTATATGTCTAGTTATTCCTTGTATATTGTATTGTTAAACCCGGAGACTAGACATGTTTGCACTCAAACATCTTCCTATTGCATTGAGTTGTGTCCTAGCGGCACAAGCGAATGCAAGTATGAATATCCAGCCTGATCCGCAAAATCCGAATGGTTATGTCATTGCTCGTGGTGACGTTCAAGCTATGGAGCAAAGCAAAACCTCTGACCCTATGTATGCCATTTGGTCACAAGCACTAGAGACGCGTCCTAACTCAGTCGTTGAAGCGATTGTTTCTGGAGCGGCAACCAACCCAGAAAACGTGAAGCGTGTAGAGCGTGTGTTCCCTGAAAGTGAGTGGGACTTCCTGACTCAAATGGCAGCACCAGAATACACTTACACGCGTTTCCTACGTGCGATTGGTAAATTCCCAGCATTCTGTGGTGAGTACACTGATGGCCGTGATTCGGATGCGATTTGTAAAAAATCGATCGTGACAGCCTTTGCTCACTTTGCGCAGGAAACTGGTGGTCATATTTCGATTGATAACGTATCGGATAATCCTTTTGGATTGGAAGAATGGCAGCAAGCTTTGGTTCACGTACGTGAAATGGGCTGGTCAGAAGGTCAAGAAGGTTACACGACAGGTTGTGGTCAGAATGACTGGCAAAACAAACGTTGGCCATGTGAACCGGGACAAGGTTACTTTGGACGTGGTGCTAAACAGCTTTCTTACCACTTTAACTATGGCGCGTTCTCTGAAGTGATGTTTGATGGTGATGCATCTGTATTGCTGAAAAATCCAGGTTTGGTTGCGGATTCGTGGCTGAACTTGGCATCGGCTATCTGGTTCTTCCTAACCCCACAAGCACCTAAACCAGCAATGCTACATGTAATTGACCGTACTTGGGTTCCTTCACAACGTGAACTTGATGCAGGCATTGGTTACGGCTTCGGTACCACTATCAACGTGATCAATGGTGGTATTGAGTGTGGTGAGCAAAACAAGGATAAAGGTCAGCCTGTTAACCGTATCCGTTACTGGGAAGGTTTGGCGGCACACTACCAAATTCCAATTGAAGCTGACGAGAAGAACACTTGTTGGCAGCAAACGCCTTACGGCAGTCTAAACCTAAATGGCGCAACTGACGTGCTTTACACTAACTGGGATGGTAACTGGAAATACTACTCAGATCGCCCTGGAGGCCATTCGTTTGAATGTGAGCTGGTTGGTTTCCAAACGGCTTACTCTGCGCTAGTTGCGGGTGATTACGAGAAGTGTGTAACTAACTTCTACCAATCTCATGCGGGTTGGCCTGAAGTTCGTGTGGTTGACAAGTTAGACCCTGTAGATCCGGTCGATCCGCCTGTAGGTGGCGTGGCAGCTTGGGATTCAGGCAAAGTCTACAACACTGGTGATCAAGTTTCTTACCAAGGTGCTGTTTACGAAGCGAAATGGTGGTCACAAGGTAATGAGCCAACGAAAGGAGACCCTTGGAAGTTGGTTTCAGGCACTCCTACGGAGCCGCCAACAACGGAACCTGAACCACCTGTGACTGAACCAGAACCGCCAGTCACAGAACCAGAGCCTCCGGTCACTGAGCCAGTGCCACCAGTAACAGGTAGCTTCATTCAGTGGGAGCCAGGCGTAACTCAAGTGGCTAACGGTGATAAAGTGACGTACCAAAACAAATGCTTTGTCGCAAAAAACGGCCCTGGAGTGTGGGAAAGCCCAACGCAGAGCAACTGGTTCTGGGATGAGATTTCCTGCCAATAAATAATTTAACTCTTTATAAAGGCTCTGCTTTTTAGCAGGGTCTTTTTTTATTTGTGCTGTTGCTTATTTGTGGAATCTAAGTTTTCAATAACGGCTTTTCTCTTTTTATTGGGTGTCCATTAAAATTCGCGCGCATTTTTTATCAACATTTTTGAAAAAAGGTATTTGTACATGTCGACAAAACTGGCTAACCCAGCACCGCTAGGTCTGATGGGTTTCGGTATGACCACTATTCTGCTGAACATTCATAACGCAGGATTTTTCCCACTTGACTCTATGATTCTAGCGATGGGCATCTTTTACGGTGGCCTTAGCCAAGTAATCGTTGGCATCATGTGCTTTAAACGCGGCGACACGTTCGGCACAACTGCGTTTACTTCTTACGGTCTATTTTGGCTAACATTGGTTGGTTTAATCGTAATGCCTCACATGGGTCTTCCTGCAAGCCCAGCAAGCTTTATGGGTTGGTACCTAGCACTTTGGGGTATCTTCACTGGTTTCATGTTCATTGGCTCTCTATGTTACCCAACAGCGAAGCAGGTGGTATTTGGTTCTCTAACTATCCTGTTCTTCTTGCTTGCTGCTCGTGATTTCACTGGTAGCGAAGTTATCGGTGCTATCGCTGGCTTCGAAGGTATCTTCTGTGGCGCAAGCGCAATTTACTTCGCAATGGCGCAAGTGCTAAACAACGAATTTGGTCGTGAAGTTCTACCTGTAGGTAAAGCAAAAATCGCTCGTAAAGTTGAAGCAGTCGCAGCTTAAGCGTTAAATCGAACTCATTGAAAAAGCGGGCCAATAGGTCCGCTTTTTTATTTCATTGAATTTTATGAATCTTTTGGGCTTTCAAGTAGGAATATTCCGAATAAGACATTGTTGTGACCAAGAGCGAATTTTTTCTTCGAGAATGCTCCATTATTAAACTCCCCTATATAAAGAGTTTACAACTGATGAAAAATTACCTCTTGAATGTTTTTACGCTCGCTGTCGCGGTGATTTCATTTCCTATTTTGGCGCAAAATAGTGACCCATTGCCTTCGTGGAACGACGGTCAAACCAAACAAGCAATTATCCAATTTGTCAGTGATGTTACTGACGCTAACTCTCCCAATTTTGTTGCTCCTCAAGATCGTATTGCCACTTTTGATAACGACGGAACGTTATGGTCAGAAAAGCCGATGTACTTCCAAATCTTGTTTGTGCTCGACCAAATTAAAGAGCAAGCGGCTAGCCACCCTGATTGGAAGACGACTAAACCATACTCACTGGTGTTAAGCGGGCAGATAGATAAGCTGAGCTTAGAAGATGTTCTAACTATGGTGCAAAAAACGCATTCAGGAATGAGCAGCGATGAGTTCACTTCTATTGTACAGGCTTGGATAAGTACGGCTAAGCACCCCGTAACGGGCCGCCCATACACCGACATGGTGTATCAACCAATGTTAGAACTGTTGGATTATCTTGATAGCAATGGCTTTAAAAACTTCATTGTGTCTGGTGGTGGCAATGCCTTTATGCGAGCTTGGGCGACGGATGTCTACAACATCCCATCCGAGCGTATCATTGGTACTCGTCTATCTACAGAGTTCGTTAATGTTGATGGTAGTTACCAAGTTAAGCGCGTACCGGGCATTGAAGTGAATAACGACAAAGCGGAAAAACCGCAGCAAATTTATCAGCACATTGGTAAGCGCCCAATAGCTTCGTTTGGCAACTCAGATGGTGACCTACAAATGCTGCAATGGACGACGTCAGGTACTGGTCCTCGTTTAGCAATGTACGTTCATCACACGGATGACCAACGTGAGTGGAAATATGACCGCACCTCTAGCATTGGTAAGCTAGATAAAGGATTGGATGAAGCGAAAGCGAAAGGTTGGTTAATCGCTGATATGAAAAACGATTGGAAGCAAGTGTATCCGACCAAGTAAGATTTCAAATCTGACTGATATAAAAAGGGGTTAACCACTGGTTAACCCCTTTGTTGTGTCCGAAGAACGGACCACTGCTTTTTCTTATTTTTAAGGAAAGAAACTTAGGTCGAAGGCTGTTCTACCGTGTCTGTTGCGGTAGTTTCAGTCGTTGGTGCTTGACCTGTTTTACGTTTGTATTTCTCTTCCCAGTAATCTGCCCCTTTGATACCTAGCGCAACTGGGTTGAACGTAAACTCTGTGACACCTTGCTTCTGTTGTTCTTCGTAGTCGGTTAGCGCTTTCAGAGCAGGCTTCGACATAAAGAAGATGATCAAGATACCTACGATGTTCAGCCAAGCCATCAAACCTACGCCAACATCACCCATCACCCATCGCCCATGCTAGGTTTGCGGTTTTTACTGTACCGTAAAACACGGCTGAGATAAGTACCAGTTTTAAGATAAACATCAGACCGTTCACTTTAAAGGTACGGCGAATGTAGGCAATGTTTGTTTCTGCAATGTAGTAGTAAGCCAAGATAGTGGTGAATGCGAAGAAGAACAGTGCAACAGCGATGAACGGTTTACCAACTCCAGGTAGAGCACTTTCAATCGCCATTTGCGTGAATACTGGACCATTGGCCCCAATATCGGCTGGTAGGTTTTGCACAAGGAATGCACCTTCAACCGCACCGTGTACGTTGTAAGCACCTGTGATAAGAATCATAAACGCAGTTGCCGAACATACTAGTAGTGTATCGATGTAGATTGAGAATGATTGAACCAGACCTTGCTGTGCAGGATGATCAACGCTTGCTGCCGCTGCTGCGTGAGGGCCGGTACCTTGGCCTGCTTCATTTGAGTAAACACCACGTTTAACACCCCAACCAATGGCAGCACCAACACCAGCCATAGGAGTGAACGCGTCTCCTAGGATCATGCCGATAATGCGTGGGATTTCACCGATGTTTAGAAGAATGATAACGAAAGCGGTGATGATGTACGCCAATGCCATGAATGGCACAACGATCTGAGTGAAGTTCGCAATACGCTTTACGCCACCAAAGATGATGAAGGCAAGAATGACACAGACAACCGTACCAGTGAAAATTTTAGCAAAACTGAAGGTACCAATAGCGGTTTCGATCATGTCACCAGAGCCAAATGCTGCTTCTACCGCGTTACCAATACTGTTGGATTGAACGCCAGGAAGTAGCACACCACACGCAAAGATGGTCGAGATAGCAAAGATCCATGCGTACCATTTTTGCCCCATTGCCTTTTCGATGTAGTAAGCAGGGCCGCCACGGAATTCACCTTCATCTTCTTCTTTGTAGATTTGAGCGAGAGTGGATTCTGCATATGCTGTTGCTGCGCCAAAGAAGGCAACAACCCACATCCAGAATACGGCGCCAGGGCCACCAAAGCCGATAGCCGCAGCAACACCGGCAATGTTACCTGTACCTACACGGCCAGATAGCGAAACGGCAAGCGCCTGAAATGATGAGATCCCCTTGGTTGAACTTTTGCCCGAAAGTAGCAAGCGCCACATCTCAAAGAAATGACGAATCTGCACAAAGCGTGTCATGATCGAATAGAACAAACCCGCCCCAAGACACAGGTAGATCAGTACTGGGCTCCAGATAATTCCATTCAGAAAATCAACTAATGACTGCATGAGTATTTTCCCTGTTAGTTGTGTTTGTGGTTATTTTTCAAACAACACATTACCCTTTTTGTAATGCAATTGTTAACTTTTTTGTCTATAAATCGTTTATAGCGTGATGGCGGGCACAGAATGGCTTGGTGTTGTTAAAATTTGGTTCTAGTTGATTATTGTGCGCAATTAGATGGGGAATTTATTGGTTTGATTAAATATGCAGCACGTTGTCATTTTAATGTGCTGCATATTCGATGAGTTAAAAATGCTAACTATTATGCAGTATGTGGAATAAAGGTCTGTTTGATTTTTGTGCGAGTATTTACGCGTAACGAAGTAAGTTGAGCTCTGAGTTCTCCATGATTTTGGCTTTTTCACCTGTCATGATATTGGCCAATAAGTGCCCTGAACCACATGCCATTGTCCACCCTAACGTCCCATGCCCAGTATTAGTAAAGAGGTTGTCGTATGGCGTTGCACCTATGATTGGTGTGCCATCTGGCGTCATTGGGCGAAATCCGGTCCAGAATTCTGCTTGGCTGAAATCACCGCAGCGAGGGAACAAATCGCGAACCACCATCTCAATCGTGTTTTTGCGCTTTTGTGGCAAGGATGGGTCGAAACCTGCAAGTTCAGCGGTGCCAGCCACTCGTATGCGGTCATCAAATCGAGTCATAGCGACTTTATAAGTCTCATCCATGACGGTAGAGCGCGGTGCGTATTCTTCATTTTCTATCGGTAGCGTCAGTGAATATCCTTTAACCGGATACACTGGAACATCAATATCGAGCTGCTTTAAAAGCGCAGTGGAAAAGCTACCAGAAGCAACGACAAATTGGTCTGCCTTAAACAAACCATGGTTCGTTTGGACACCTATGATCTTTTTGCCTACAGTAACCCAATTACTCACTTCGGTATTGAATTTAAACGTGACACCATGCGCTTTCGCAAGTTCTGTCAGCTGTTGGCAAAACTGAAAGCAGTCACCTGTTTCATCATCAGGCAAATACAACCCGCCTACGATTTTATCTTTGACCAGCGCTAAACCGGGTTCTTGTCGAAGGCACTGTTCAACGTCCATCAACTCAAATCGAGTACCACTTTGCTCAAGCAGCTTGAGGTCTTTTTCGATTGCGGTTAACTGTTGAGTTGTGCGGAACACTTGCAAGGTACCAAACTGGCGTCCTTGGTATTCAATCGCGTGCTCATTACGTAATTGTTCTAAGCAAGTTCGGCTGTGGTTGGCGATAGACAGCATGCGAGCTTTGTTGATTTGATAGCGAGGCAAGGTGCAGTTCGCAACCATCTTGCTTGCCCAACTGATCATGTCTGTGCTGAGCGACGGCTTTATTTTTAGTGGAGCGTGTTCTTCCATCAGCCATTTGATCGCCTTGAGCGGGATACCCGGAGCCGCCCATGGGGATGAGTAGCCATAAGAAATTTGCCCTGCATTGGCAAAGCTTGTTTCCATCGCGCTGCTTGGTTGGCGATCGATGACCGTGACTTGATAGCCTGCTTGAGATAAATACCAAGCAGAGGTTAAACCGATAACACCGCTGCCTAATACGATGACTTCCATTGAGGTACTCCACACATTTATCAGTAGCGGTTAGTTTCTTTTCTTTACCTTTTATTAACAATCGATATAAATTACATACAGCGTTTAGAAAAACTATAGGCTTAGTGATGAGAAGTAACGTGATAAGTGGTTTATGGTTGTTTAACCAAGTGGCGGCACATGCCAGTTTTACGGGCGCTGCTAAGCAACTACACCTTACGACAGGAGCTGTAAGCCAACAAATAATCCACTTAGAAGAGTCGTTAGGTTTTACTCTTTTTGAACGCCACTCTCGAGGGATCCGCCTCACCGAAAAGGGAATACAACTGCAACAAGCCACGCAGTTGCATTTCTCTGAGTTAAGCAAGTTGCTTGATGATCTGAGAGTAGAAAAGCATATCAATGAGGTTCGCTTGAAGCTCACTCCCTCATTCGCCTTTAAGTGGCTAGTGCCTAAACTCGAAAGCTTTCAACTAGAGAACCCAGAAATACAAGTGCAGATCTTTGCGGAAGGAGCGCTAGTCAACAGCGATTTGAAAGACTATGACGTCGCCATTGACTACGCTCTTCACCCTTATCGAGACCATGATGCCGAGTTGATTCTCGATGAACAATTGCTGCCAGTGATGAGCCCTAAATACCTTGAGGATCATCGGTGGCTAAAAACTCCTTTTGGTGATCAAACATCGTCGATGTCTGCGAATCAATGGCAAGCGGCTACGTTGTTGCACGACGCGATGCCGTGGGAAAAAGCGACACGTGACTATGAGTGGTTGTATTGGGCTTCGGCAATGGGATTGGATTTTAAAACCGATGTCGGTCACTTTTTCAATCGAACAGACATGGCGATGTCTGCGGCGGAAGCTGGAGTCGGGATCGCGATGGCACGCATGGCGTTGATTGAGGATGAATTGACGACGAAACGTTTGGTTTCTCCATTCGCCCCCATTCCTGCCAATGCTGGGTATTACTTGATCATGAATACAAGATGCCAGTCAACTGAGCGGTTTAGAGAGTGGCTTTTGAAGCAGATTGAGTCACGACGATGATTTAAGTGTTTAAGAAATAATAAAAATAAATTTCTTAATTACATATTATCTTGAGCCACTTCCCACAAATTATCTTCACTTTATTAACTTCTCTCTCTTACTCATCTTTTTCCATATCATCCTAGAAAATAACTAATGGATAGAGAAAGGCTATGGCTAAAAAAAACTCGCTTATATTGGTCCTAGCTCTATTTTCGGTAGGAGCAAGTGCAATGTTTTGGCCGTTTAAAAAATACGATGTGGAAATGTCACCAGAAGTACGTGGTGTTATTAAGCTTGATGGTAAACCACAAGTTGGGCTAACGGTTCATCGAGAACTTTTTTATGAAGGATATAAAAAAGGAAAAACGCTAAAGGATGAAGCCCAAACCAATGAACTAGGTGAGTTTTTCTTTCCTGGCGTTATTGTTCGGTCACGAGCTCCCGGAGACATATTTGGCGGGAGTTTGAAGGTGTATCAATATGTCTGCGTTGATTGCGAGTCTGAAAAGAAAGAAGTCTGGGGGGCGTGGGTGCCAACAGAAGGCGCAGACTCATTGAGATGGATGCTGATGAATATTGACTGTGAGTTATCGAACAACAAGCAAATCCACGAAGTTGATATTTCACCAGAAAGCACAAGGCGAACTCCTGTTCATTCTGTATGTGATTGGAATAGCGAGAGAATAAATACATACGAATATGACGAAACTACTGATACCCACGTATTGAAAAAATAAAGAGTAAGGAAAAACAACTAATGAGCACTATTTCTCCATTTATGGCGAGTGAACTATGTAATATTGCATACGAAGTGAAGCATAATCTTGAACGTGTGAAACTGCCAGCTGTTGTTGATAATCACTTTGGTTTTTCGAAAGTAGCGGTAGGTACAAGTGGTGGTTTTTTCTTTCGTCCTGAAACAGGGTTTGCTCTGCTAGGAAAGGGAAAAAGTGAGCGTTATAAAAATGACCTTGTCTTAGCTTTTAGAGGTACAGCAGGATTAGCTGATGGGATTACCGACTTAACGTGTAGCGGGAAAGGAACAGATACCGGAGAGACCGTCCATTCGGGATTCCAAACTACGTTCTATTCTATGAGAAAAGGTTTAACTCGTTTTCTTCGTGATAATCCGGTAACCGCTAACGGTACTATACATTGTGTTGGACACAGTTTAGGTGGTGCATTAGCGACTCTGGTTGCTAATTGGATTTCTGCTTCTCCAGAGTTTAAAGGCAGAGTTAACTTATATACTTTTGGCTCACCAAGAGTCGGAATGAAATCTTTTTCGATCAACTCATCATCTCGAATATCGACGCACTTCCGTTGTGTCAATGGTGCGGACCCCGTAACAAAAGCGCCAGTATGGCCTTTTTATCATGTGCCTTATGATGGTTCGGAGTACATATTGAATCGTGCTCAAGGTCTTTTTCCTAGCGCACATTTTATGGCGGAGTACAGTTCTTATACACAGACTGCAACCTGGGATAGCCTTGGCTTTCAAAAGGCAAGCTCCACTTTTAAACGCGTCGTTTTAAACTATGAGAATCGACTTCAAGCCACACCTTCTGCTGATTGGGCAGATAAGATCTCGGCAGCGCTCCTTACGTTGTTAGTTGATGGTGGGGCTGCGGCGTCAGTCTTTGCCCTGCAAAATGTAGGTTCTGCTATTGCTACTATATATGACGCGATTGCTCGTTCAATCGTCAAAATTTCAGAACTCTCTAGCGAATTTTCTGAACGCGTAAAAGGTTTACTTGGCCACATGTTGGTATTTGCGGGGAAAGGTGCAAATATCGCGATCAAATTTACTTATTCCTTTATTCGTTGGGTGTTTGAATTGGTGCTAAGTAAGTTGAATCAGGCTGTTAAAGCCGCCCTCAAAACGACCTTCTGATTTTGATTAATCCTCTTTTGCTTAGGTGTGGTTTATTCTTAAATACGAAAAGTTTCCTACTTGGTTAGTGAAGCTAGTGGCGAGCAAATAGATAAAGTGCTTGGTGAGTCAGATAGAAAACACCGCCTTGATAGCGGCGGTGTTTTATTTTGGATTACTGTCGTTGATAAACCGATTGACCTCTGCTGATGGTTTCTTCCACGTTTAGGTCTTTTAGCGCCTTAGGTTCAATCTTCATCGGGTTGTTATCGAGGATGATTAAATCCGCATTCTTACCCACTTCGATAGAACCCTTATACGACTCCTCAAAGTGTTGGTAAGCTGGCCAAATGGTCATGGCTTGCAGAGCGGTGTACGTGTCAACGCGCTGATCTGCACCCAGTACTTTATCAGTTCTGGTGGTGCGATTGACGGTCGCATCCAATACTCGGAATGAACTTGGCAGCGCAACAGGTGCGTCATGGTGAGTACTGAACTTTAACCCTGCCTTTCTCACCGCTTGAGTTGGTGAAATGAAATCGGCACGAGGATGGCCGAGCACCGAGTCCACATGCCAATCACCCCAATAAAAAGTATGCATTGGGAATAGAGAAGGGAAGATGCCTTGCGCAGCTAAGCGATCCACTTGGTCTTGGCGCATGGTTTGGCCGTGAATGAGTACAGGTCGGCGGTCTTGTTTTCCTAGCTTTTCATTTGCTTTGGTCACTGCATTGATAAATTGCTCGATCGCAGCGTCACCATTGGCATGCGTCAGCACTTGCCATTCATTTTTAAAGGCCGTTTCTACGTAATCGTAAGCTTGTTGATCTTCAAAGGTTGGGTAGCCAGCGTAGTCTTTATCTTGTCCATGTGGCGGGTGGAAGTAAGGCTGACTTAGCCATGCCGTTTTACCTTGTGGAGAGCCATCAAAGTTCAGCTTTACGCCACCGATGCGGAAATGGTTTGTGTACTCTGGCGTGTTGTATTCCGAGTCCATAAAATCACTGCTCGATACCATATCGGCGTAAGCAACCAAGTCGATCATCAGCTTGTCGTTTTTCGACGCGCGTTTCATCGCTTCATAACCTTCTGATGTCGCTCGTCCTTCTTGAGCTGTGGTATAGCCATATTTCGCGTACATACCTTGTGAGGCTTCTAACATGCGATCTTGAAGTTCTGAATCAATCAACTTATTGAGGTTGAACAGCATTGCAAAGTGCGCGTTTTCTTCTAGGACACCATTTGGCTCTTGGCTGTTTTCCATTCGGCGGATAATGCCACCTTTTGGATCTTCCGATTCTGATGTGATGCCTGCTAGCTCTAAGGCTTTACTGTTTGCGACACTCAAATGCCCCGAAGTGTGAATGATCAATACAGGCTTATCTGTGCTGACTTTATCGAGATCCGCTTTGGTAGGGTAGTAATCCAGTTGGGCGTCGTCGTAACCAAAACCTAAAATCCACCCCGTTTTCTCAATGAATAGGCGTTGCGTATTATTGTTCTCGGCATTTTTCAGAGTTTCTATGATTTTCGCAACGGTATCGGCTTCGCCATCAGGAGATGGCAGCACGTTTGCGACCATGGCTTGCAGACCAACACCATACACATGACTGTGCGGATCAACAAAGCCAGGCAACATAGTTTTGCCTTTTAAGTCGACCAACTGTGTTTTACCGAACTTGTGTTCCATCGCTCCATCTTTGCTGCCGACATAAATGATTTTCTCGCCTAATGTCGCGACGGCTTCGGCGTACTCTGGCTTATCGCCAGCCATGGTTAGGATGTCGCCACCATAATAAATTTTGTCTGCGGCGGTTACTTTGAGTGGCTCGGCGACGGCTTCTACTTCTTTCGCTTCTTCAGAAAAACACCCCGTTAAAGCAAGCCCAGATAGGGCAATGGGGATCCAGTTTTTGTTCATCGGTCATCTCCATACAGAGTAAGTTTTTTGCCTATTGCTCCCATCTCAATGAGTTTGAGAACTCAATAGGTCACATTCACTTTAGTTCATATTGAAGGAGGATTATCAACAAGATTAAAGACTTTCAATCAAGCGCAAGTTATACCTATCGATGAATATCAAAAATGTTACCTTTTCCCATTTCATAAACGTTTCTGGACTTGGGCAATGTGACCCATAACGAGGTTCTGAGGTTAAAAAGTCGGCATGATAAGATAAGTCCACGATTTATCTCGATGACGCTCAAGGAAGAACATGAAAGACGAAACGCTATCCATCCATTTTGGTTACGAAACTGACCCTACCACTAAATCTGTCGCGACGCCGATTTATCAAACGGTCGCGTACGAGTTTGATAACGCGCAGCACGGCGCTGATCTGTTTAACTTGGAAGTGCCGGGTAATATCTACACTCGCATCATGAATCCGACTAACGATGTTCTGGAAAAACGCATGGCGGCGTTAGAAGGCGGCATTGCTGGATTGGTTGTGAGTGCGGGGAGTGCAGCGATTAACTATGCGATTCTGACCTTAGCGCAAGCAGGCGATAACATCGTTTCTACGCCGCAACTTTATGGCGGTACTTACACCTTGTTTGCGCACATGCTGCCAAATCAAG from Vibrio parahaemolyticus encodes the following:
- a CDS encoding Na+/H+ antiporter NhaC family protein, which encodes MEQADVTSLIPILITLFLALTTRNVVVGLFAGVVSGVAMLEGTFVEKGPLDSFSALMKSYLLPQLTDSYNAGVILLLVFIGGFVALMEKSGGGVAFAKKVTQWVASKCQAQLSAWFGGVVIFFSDLGTPLIVGPVFRPLFDKLKVSRQKLAFIIDSTSSPVAILIPFIGWGVYIMGLIQKEFTALNVSMSDWDAFIGAIPYQFYAFLAIAIVPIVSFFKLDFGPMAKAEQLAEQGSDFGKVQESMDVFTHKNAKSSFVWAPLLVMLVVLCSILVPHGFPFQKVAGSTFRAALSSAYFFAAFTLIALMAFYGVRKLSDGIQVYLKGMSNMMSVAVILVLAWALSSVGKELGAAAYIAEQAQAGFPYWLLPAVAFLLAGIISFATGSSWGTFAIMMPLVIPTAVAIDAPLLVCIGAVLSGGLFGDHCSPISETTILSSTGAGCEQYEHFRTQLPYAVLNGLIALGCFLLAGVAASPVIVLAAIVAQLAIYYVLSKQKPTEQLESVSAE
- a CDS encoding chitinase translates to MFALKHLPIALSCVLAAQANASMNIQPDPQNPNGYVIARGDVQAMEQSKTSDPMYAIWSQALETRPNSVVEAIVSGAATNPENVKRVERVFPESEWDFLTQMAAPEYTYTRFLRAIGKFPAFCGEYTDGRDSDAICKKSIVTAFAHFAQETGGHISIDNVSDNPFGLEEWQQALVHVREMGWSEGQEGYTTGCGQNDWQNKRWPCEPGQGYFGRGAKQLSYHFNYGAFSEVMFDGDASVLLKNPGLVADSWLNLASAIWFFLTPQAPKPAMLHVIDRTWVPSQRELDAGIGYGFGTTINVINGGIECGEQNKDKGQPVNRIRYWEGLAAHYQIPIEADEKNTCWQQTPYGSLNLNGATDVLYTNWDGNWKYYSDRPGGHSFECELVGFQTAYSALVAGDYEKCVTNFYQSHAGWPEVRVVDKLDPVDPVDPPVGGVAAWDSGKVYNTGDQVSYQGAVYEAKWWSQGNEPTKGDPWKLVSGTPTEPPTTEPEPPVTEPEPPVTEPEPPVTEPVPPVTGSFIQWEPGVTQVANGDKVTYQNKCFVAKNGPGVWESPTQSNWFWDEISCQ
- a CDS encoding acetate uptake transporter, whose protein sequence is MSTKLANPAPLGLMGFGMTTILLNIHNAGFFPLDSMILAMGIFYGGLSQVIVGIMCFKRGDTFGTTAFTSYGLFWLTLVGLIVMPHMGLPASPASFMGWYLALWGIFTGFMFIGSLCYPTAKQVVFGSLTILFFLLAARDFTGSEVIGAIAGFEGIFCGASAIYFAMAQVLNNEFGREVLPVGKAKIARKVEAVAA
- a CDS encoding HAD family hydrolase translates to MKNYLLNVFTLAVAVISFPILAQNSDPLPSWNDGQTKQAIIQFVSDVTDANSPNFVAPQDRIATFDNDGTLWSEKPMYFQILFVLDQIKEQAASHPDWKTTKPYSLVLSGQIDKLSLEDVLTMVQKTHSGMSSDEFTSIVQAWISTAKHPVTGRPYTDMVYQPMLELLDYLDSNGFKNFIVSGGGNAFMRAWATDVYNIPSERIIGTRLSTEFVNVDGSYQVKRVPGIEVNNDKAEKPQQIYQHIGKRPIASFGNSDGDLQMLQWTTSGTGPRLAMYVHHTDDQREWKYDRTSSIGKLDKGLDEAKAKGWLIADMKNDWKQVYPTK
- a CDS encoding D-amino acid dehydrogenase; the encoded protein is MEVIVLGSGVIGLTSAWYLSQAGYQVTVIDRQPSSAMETSFANAGQISYGYSSPWAAPGIPLKAIKWLMEEHAPLKIKPSLSTDMISWASKMVANCTLPRYQINKARMLSIANHSRTCLEQLRNEHAIEYQGRQFGTLQVFRTTQQLTAIEKDLKLLEQSGTRFELMDVEQCLRQEPGLALVKDKIVGGLYLPDDETGDCFQFCQQLTELAKAHGVTFKFNTEVSNWVTVGKKIIGVQTNHGLFKADQFVVASGSFSTALLKQLDIDVPVYPVKGYSLTLPIENEEYAPRSTVMDETYKVAMTRFDDRIRVAGTAELAGFDPSLPQKRKNTIEMVVRDLFPRCGDFSQAEFWTGFRPMTPDGTPIIGATPYDNLFTNTGHGTLGWTMACGSGHLLANIMTGEKAKIMENSELNLLRYA